The following coding sequences lie in one Actinomycetes bacterium genomic window:
- the infA gene encoding translation initiation factor IF-1, translated as MAKKDGVIELEGTVVESLPNAMFRVELENGHKVLAHISGKMRQHYIRILPQDRVVVELSPYDLNRGRIVYRYK; from the coding sequence ATGGCGAAGAAGGACGGTGTCATCGAGCTCGAAGGCACAGTGGTCGAGTCGCTGCCCAACGCCATGTTCCGGGTCGAGCTCGAGAACGGGCACAAGGTTCTCGCGCACATCAGCGGGAAGATGCGCCAGCACTACATCCGGATCCTGCCTCAGGACCGGGTGGTGGTGGAGCTCTCCCCGTACGACCTCAACCGCGGTCGCATCGTGTACCGCTACAAGTGA